The DNA segment GATtcagggggagctgggggctaTGGGGGTGGCTTTGGGAGGGGTTtcggggggctttggggggagCCTGGGGCTTTGGgaagggatttgggggggatttgggggggattgGGGTGGGATTTAGGGATTTGGGGGATTTGGGGCCATGGGAAGGGATTttggggggattgggggggatttggggctTTGGGAGGGGTTTtagggggctttgggggggcctggggctgtgggagggagTTGGGGGGGGGCTCTGCAGGACACTTAGGCACGTGGGAAGGGGTTTCGGGGGGCTttggggagggtttgggggggggccctggggggacCGCGGGGCCCGGGGCAGGATTTGGGGCGCAGGTTCGTGTCAGCCCTGAGGAGACAAGGGTTAACTTCGGGGCACCCCAGAATCGCCCCTCCCCGGCggtcggggggggggcgccCACATGTCGGGGgggcccccaaaccccccccaaaccgcCCCCCTCatggcgccccccgcccccagagACCCACCGGACGGTGCTGAACCAGATCCTGCGCCAATCCACCACCCACCTGGCCGACGGCCCCTTCGCCGTCCTCGTCGACTACATCCGCGTCCTCGACTTCGACGTCAAGCGCAAGTGCGCGGCtcgcgcgggggcggggggaggccgcgggggcgggggcggggggcggggggtccctgacgcccccctcctctctccccgCTCAGGTACTTCCGACAGGAGCTGGAGCGGCTGGACGAGGGGCTGCGGAAGGAGGACATGGCCGTCCACGTCCGCCGCGACCACGTCTTCGAGGACTCCTACCGCGAGTTACACCGCAAATCCCCTGAGGAGATGAAGAACCGCCTGTGAGACCCCACCCAGagaccccccagagcccccccagacTCCCCAAATTCCCCAGACCCCTCCCAAAtccccccagacaccccccaaatcccccaggccccccccaaatcccccagaCTCCCCAAATTCCCCAGgccacccccagacccccccaatCCCTTCAGACCCCCCCGAATCCCCTCAGACTCCCACCAGTCTCCCAGACCCCCCCAATCCCTCAGAcctcccccaaatcccccagaacccccccaaATTCCCCAGACCCCGCCCAATCCCCTCAGACACCCCCCAAATCCCACAGACCCCACCCATGCCCCCCCCGaatcccccagacccccccagacCCTGCCCAaatcccccagacccccccaatCCCTTCAGACCCCCCCTGAATCCCCCCAATCCCCCAGACGCCCCCAatcccctcagaccccccctGAATCAACCTCAATCCCCCAGACGCCCCCAatcccctcagaccccccctGAATCAACCTCAATCCCCCAGACGCCCCCAAatcccctcagaccccccctGAATCCCCCCAatcccctcagacccccccaatcccctcagaccccccctGAATCCCCCCAatcccctcagacccccccaaatcccctcagacccccccaaTCCCTTCAGACCCCCCTGAATCCCCCCAATCCCCTCAGACACCCCCCAAATCCCACAGACCCCCCCAATCCCTTCAGACCCCCCCCGAATCCCCCCAGACCACCCCCAATCCCCTCAGacacccccccaaatcccacaGACCCCCCCAATCCCTTCAGACCCCCCCCTGAATCCCCCCaatcccccagaccccccccaaatccccggAGACACAACCCCAACACGGGTGTgtctcccccccgccccaccccagGTTGGGAGTTACACGAGGGTTTCGggtcccccagaccccccaaacacccccagccccccccaaacacccctccagccctgccaaccccccccagcccccccaaacaccctcTCAGCCCCCCGAAACACCCCCAGACCCTGaacactccctcccccaccccgccccccccaaaacacccctcAGGCCCCCTAAAACATCACAGCCCCTCCGaaacacccccagacccctggaAACACCCTCTAttccccccaaaacagcccccaggcaccccaaaacacccccagacccctggaAACACCCTCTAttccccccaaaacagcccccaggcaccccaaaacacccccagacccctggaAACACCCTCTATTCCCCCCAAAACagcctccaggcaccccaaaacacccccagacccctggaAACACTCTCCACTCCCCTGCCGAAACACCCCATAGGCCCCCAAAACACCCTCTAGTCTCCCTGAAACACCTCTCAGGCCCCCAAAACACCCTCTAGTCTCCCTGAAACACTCCTCAGGTCCCCTGAAACACCCCTCAGGCCCCCAAAACACCCTCTAGTCTCCCTGAAACACCCCTCAggacccccaaaacacccctcAGGCCCCCTGAAACACCCCTCAGGtcccccaaaacacccctcAGGCCCCCAAAACACCCTCTAGTCTCCCTGAAACGCCCCTaagcccccccccaaaacatcCGCAGCCCCACTGAAACACTCCCCCAGCCCTTCTAAACACCCTCCACCCCCCCTAGaacaccctgcagccccccgtaccacccccaggccccccagAACACCCCCCAAAACGCGCCCCCGTctgcctgtgccccccccaGGTACATCGTGTTCGAGGGCGAGGAGGGCCAGGACGCGGGGGGCCTCCTCCGGGAGTGGTACATGATCATCTCGCGGGAGATGTTCAACCCCATGTACGCCCTGTTCCGCACGTCGCCGGGCGACAGGGTCACCTACACCATCAACCCCTCCTCCCACTGCAACCCCAACCACCTCAGCTACTTCAAGTTCGTGGGGCGTATCGTGGCCAAGGCCGTCTACGACAACCGTCTGCTCGAGTGTTATTTCACCCGGTCCTTCTACAAGCACATCCTGGGCAAGTCTGTCCGGTAAGAGGCGGGGGGTGCCTGGGGTGCCGAGCGCCCCCATGGGGTGTTGAACCCCCTTCTTGGGTGTTGAACCCCCTTCTTGGGGTGTTGAACCCCATTCCTGGGGTGTTGAACCCCCTTCTTGGGGTGTTAAACCCCCTTCTTGGGGTGTTGAACCCCATTCCTGGGGTGTTGAACCCCCTTCTTGGGGTGTTAAACCCCCTTCTTGGGGTGTTGAACCCCATTCCTGGGGTGTTGAACCCCCTTCTTGGGGTGTTGAACCCCCTTCCTGGGGTGTTGAACCCCCTTTTTGGGTGTTGAACCCCCTTCTGGGGTGTTGAACCCCCTTCTTGGGGTGATGAACCCCCTTCTTAGGGTGTTGAACCCCCATCTTAGGGTGTTAAACCCCCTTCCTGTGGTGTTGAACCCCCTTCTTGGGTGTTGAACCCCCTTCTTGGGGTGATGAACCCCCTTCTTAGGGTGTTAAACCCCCTTCCTGGGGTGTTGAACCCCCTTTTTGGGTGTTGAACCCCCTTCTTGGGGTGTTGAGCCTCCCTTCTGGGGTGTAGAACCCCCCCAGAAGGTGTCGAACCTCCTGGTGgggtgtttcaccaccctcacaggaTGCTGAACCACCCTCACGGGGtgttgaatgtctccagagggTGTTGAACCACTCTCATGGGGTGTCGAACGTCCTGGTGGGGTCTTGAACCCCCTCGTGGGGTGTTGAACTTCCCGGTGGGGTGCTGAGACACCTCAGAGGGTGTTGAAGCCCCTTCTCAGGGTTTTGAACCTCCCTTCTGGGGTGTAGAACCCCCTTTTTGGGGTGTTGAACCCCCCTCAGAGGGTGTCGAACCTCCTGGTGGGGTGTTCAGCCCCCTTTTTGGGGTGTTGAACTGTTCTCATAGGGTGTTGAGAAcctcttggggggggggtgttgaACCACCCCAGTGGGGTGTCGAACCTCCTAGCAAGGTGTTGAACCCCCTTTTTGGGGTGTTGAACCTCCCTCATGGGGTGTAGAACACCCCCAGGGGATGTTGGGCATCCCAGTGAGGCACTGAACCCCCTTCTCAGGGCATGGAACACCCTCACCGGGGTGTTGAACCTCCCTCATTGGGTGTCAAACCCCCCCTCAGAGGGTGCTGAACCCCCTTTTTGGGGTGTTGAACCTCCCTCATGGGGTGTGGAACACCCCCGGGGACATGTCAAACCCCCCTCACAGGGTGTCGAACCCCCTTTTTGGGGTGCTAAACCCCCCTCAGAGGGTGTCGAACCTCCTGGTGGGGTGTTGGATGCCCCTCGTGGGGTGTTGAACCCCCCCAGTGGGGTGTCGAACCTCTTGGCGAGGTGTTGCACCCCTCTCAGAGGGTGTTGAACCCCCTTTTCGGGTGTTGAACCTCCCTCATGGGGTGTAGAACACCCCCAGGGGGTGTTGGACCTCCCGGTGGGGTGTTGAACCCCCTTTTTGGGTGTTGAACCTCCCTCATGGGGTGTAGAACACCCCCAGGGGGTGTTGAACCTCCCGGTGGGGTGTTGAACCCCCTTTTTGGGTGTTGAACCTCCCTCATGGGGTGTAGAACACCCCCAGGGGGTGTTGAACCTCCCGGTGGGGTGTTGAACCCCCTTTTTGGGTGTTGAACCTCCCTCATGGGGTGTAGAACACCCCCAGGGGGTGTTGGACCTCCCGGTGGGGTGTTGAACCCCCTTTTTGGGTGTTGAACCTCCCTCATGGGGTGTAGAACACCCCCAGGGGGTGTTGGACCTCCCGGTGGGGTGTTGAACCCCCTTTTTGGGTGTTGAACCTCCCTCATGGGGTGTAGAACACCCCCAGGGGGTGTTGAACCTCCCAGTGGGGTGTTGAACCCCCTTTTTGGGTGTTGAACCTCCCTCATGGGGTGTAGAACACCCCCAGGAGGTGTTGGACCTCCCAGTGAGGTGTTGAACCCCCTTCTCAGGGTGTAGAACCCCCCCGGGGGGGTGTCGAACCCCCCCTCACGGGGTGTGTCACCCCCTTTTTGGGGCGTAAAGCCCCCCCTTGGTTGGTCAGCGGGTGCCGAAGCCCcgttttggggtggggggcgtgGTGGGGGGGCGGCGGAGCCCCGGCTGCCGCTGTTCCCGACGCGGTGCCTGACCCCTCCCCGCAACCCCCGGCGCAGCTACACGGACATGGAGAGCGAGGACTACCACTTCTACCAGGGCCTGGTCTACCTGTTGGAGAACGACGTCTCCACCCTGGGCTACGACCTCACCTTCAGCACCGAGGTGCGCGTCACCCCCCGGGGgaacccccgccccccccaaagCAGGGTGTCGGGGtgcgccccccgccccaaatcgctcccccccgcccccggggtTGAGCCAGCGccgctgctgctggggaagggtccGCGTGCTCTGGGGGCGCCctctgggtttgggggtgtcccctgtgtccctggggtgtccccaagTCCTGGGGGTGCCCTCCTGGTTTGGGGGTGtcccctctgccctgggggGCCCTCTGGGCTTGGGGGTGTCCCCTGTGTCCCTGGGGGGCTCTCCTGGTTTGGGGGTGtcccctctgccctggggggccctctgggtttgggggtgtcccCTCTATCGCAGGGGTGTCCTCTCTATCCCAGGGGTGTCCTCGTGGTTTGAGGGTGTCCCCTCTGCCCGGGGGTGTCCCCAAGTCCTGGGGGTGTCCCCTGTGCCCCGGGGGTGCCCCCTCTGCCCCGGGGGTGCCCTCCTAGTttgggggtgtccccaggggtgtccccaAGTCCTGGGGGTGCCCTCCTGGTTTGGGGGTGTCCCCTGTGCCCTGAGGTCCCCTCCTGGTTTGGGGGTGTCCCCAAGTCCCAGGAGTCCCCTCCTGGTTTGGGGGTGTCCCCTGTGCCCTGGGGGTGCCccctctgccctgggggtgccctcctggtttgggggtgtccccagggctgtccccaaGTCCCAGGAGTCCCCTCCTGGTT comes from the Phalacrocorax carbo chromosome 29 unlocalized genomic scaffold, bPhaCar2.1 SUPER_29_unloc_1, whole genome shotgun sequence genome and includes:
- the LOC135310725 gene encoding E3 ubiquitin-protein ligase HUWE1-like, translated to THRTVLNQILRQSTTHLADGPFAVLVDYIRVLDFDVKRKYFRQELERLDEGLRKEDMAVHVRRDHVFEDSYRELHRKSPEEMKNRLYIVFEGEEGQDAGGLLREWYMIISREMFNPMYALFRTSPGDRVTYTINPSSHCNPNHLSYFKFVGRIVAKAVYDNRLLECYFTRSFYKHILGKSVRYTDMESEDYHFYQGLVYLLENDVSTLGYDLTFSTEVQEFGVCEVRDLKPNGANVLVTEENKKEYVHLVCQMRMTGAIRKQLAAFLEGFYEIIPKRLISIFTEQELELLISGLPTIDIDDLKANTEYHKYQGNSIQIQWFWRALRSFDQADRAKFLQFVTGTSKVPLQGFAALEGMNGIQKFQIHRDDRSTDRLPSAHTCFNQLDLPAYESYEKLRHMLLLAIQECSEGFGLA